TAATTTGCCTGTTATTCCATCTGGAAAATATTATTACAATACTTTACACACAATCATGCAAGAGAGATTAGGCTGTCATTTAAATATGATTAACAGAATAGACAGAGAGACTAGCGGGTGTGTAATACTTTCTCGCGGTTCTTTAGTTGCTTCAAAGTTTTGTGCTATGCTTGCAAATAAAAATAATAATAATATAAAAAAAACTTATATTGCCATAGTGGAGAATGCTAAAGATATAGAAGATTCTTTTACCGTTGAAGGATATATGCAAGAGGTAGGCGATAAACTTTATAGAAGATATCAAA
This genomic window from Brachyspira sp. SAP_772 contains:
- a CDS encoding RNA pseudouridine synthase; translated protein: NLPVIPSGKYYYNTLHTIMQERLGCHLNMINRIDRETSGCVILSRGSLVASKFCAMLANKNNNNIKKTYIAIVENAKDIEDSFTVEGYMQEVGDKLYRRYQILHKENVEDSKYSKTKFKTVKKIGDYAILKIRLYTGRMHQIRVHLHSKNLYMVGDKIYGKYGPKVFNSFIEKSIIP